The nucleotide sequence gaaataagccaggtacagagaGACAAATATCACAGTATtgcacttatatgtggaatctaaaaacgtTGAACTCCAAAGTAGAGAGTAGAAgagtgattaccagaggctgggattaGGGGGTGAATGGGGAAAGGAAAGCCATCTGTCAAATATACAAAGTTTCacttaggaggaataaattctagtgtacttttttttgtctttttttttttagagacagggtctcactctgtctcctggggtggagtacagtggcacaatcatagctcactgtagctttgaactcctgggctcaagtgttcctctcacttcagtctcccaagtacctaggaccGCAGTTGCATATAGTCTAATGCACCTGTAATTTTTTTgtggtgttctattgcacagtatgGTGACTATGGTGGACAATAATGTatcgtatatttcaaaatagctaaaagaggattttaaatgttctcatcacaaagaaatggtaaacaTCTGAGGTGATGGATAGGCTAATTAACCCGATTTGATCATTCCACAGTATATGTATATTGAAACATCATGTACCCCATAactatgtacaattattattatttgtcagttaaaagtaaaacaacaagaaagacaaagacacaGGGTCTCCAAGATGCTGTTTGCTCTGCTCTAAGCATATGTCTCTTCTAGAGATAGAGCCAGTGGCTGACAAGTGATGCAGCTGCTTCCGCTAGACCTAAGTACCTTGAGAGGTGTGTTCAGGGGAGTAAACATTTGCTCCATTACTGTTGCCCTAAAGTTAACAAACCCTCATATCCCCTCAACACAGGCAGAGTCAGGGCAGAGCCTTAGACAGTATTGTAGCACATGGTAACCTGAAGGACAATCTAGTGcatccctcagcttgcagatgaggaggttgaggcacaagaatgcgGCTTCTCAAGGTCCCCTGTCTGGTTAGGGGCATAGCTAAGCCCCAGGACTTAGGTGGCTGAAGGACTCTTTTCCCTTTCTGAACTACTGGGAGACATGCTCCTCTTGTACTTGGTTTTGATAGTACCATGCCTGGTGACATTTGCCAAGAGGTACAGCTGATCTTGTCTTCATGGATGAGGACGGCTCTGAGGATGAAAAGATATATGGCATGTAAAGCACCCAGGTGCCCCCACACCAGTGACCAATAAACAATAGCTCCTCAAAACTGCAGATCTAAGAAAAAGGTGACCAAACCCTGAAGCACTACTAAGGAGCAATAGCTCCTTATGATTATGACTAACAGTATGATGACCACTCATGGAGCCAGTTTAAGGATTAAAGTCATCTGGCTATTTACCCACTTTATATaaatacacaggcacacacacgttCATAAAGACACCACTATGCTTTTAGGAAGGCACGTACCTCACTGTTGGCACTTTCCACAAATGACCCCCCAAACATGGCTGCCATCCACTCACAGCTACAGATCAGCAGCGGCTTGTGGGCACTGATGGCTCCATCGTCCAATTTAAATGTCACGTCTGCCAAGGGATTGAGGAAACACAACCATGAGCCAACTTTGCTGAGAGCTTCAACCAAGGCTTCTGCTCCCGTAGCCACCAAACTGCATCTCCCTTACTCTCTCTTGCATGTCTTTACTTACTGATTTTATGTCAATCCCCATCTTTGAGCTTTGGCACACCCAGCTCCCACCTAAGGCAGCATGCTGCATTTGACATCACCACACATAAAGTCATGGCACAAACTCTCTGAACCAGAAAGTAACAGAAAGGAGGGAATATTTTTTCCTCCTTACTATGCAAAACTTCAAGCATATAAAACAGTGGAACGAACAGTATGATGACCACTCATTTATCCTTGTTAACGTTTTGGCAtgtttgttttatgtatatttttaatttacaccATTTTACTTATTGATACTCAATTAAACCTTACATTTATAATATGCTCTACTCGTATGCTATACCGAAATGTAACcgaattactgttttttttaagagatgtcgggggggtctggctatgttgtccaggctggatttaAACTGCCGggttccagcaatcctactgtctcagtctctgaagtagctgggactgtgggcaaattggctaccatgcctggctatatgtgtatttttgtataattttgtatatgtgtatagacttttttttttttttacagatagcatggCACTTCACTCCTAACTACCTTATCACAAGTTTTCCCAAAATAACAACAGTCTCCTAAATAACCATACTATGATTACacctaagaaaattaaaaataattccctaTTATCATCCACTATATTGTTCATATTCAAATTTCTCCAATTATCCCTAAATCGTAtttcatagctttaaaaaaaaaaaaaaacagaatccaATTGAGACTCCCACATTGTATTTGATTATTATGCCTCTCCAGTAAGGAGGGGGTGATTTAATCAACTCTACCTAAAGCTCACTGTTTAAGTTACTGTAGGTTTGTaacatattattttcattaattttcaagACTATTTCTGTAACACAATGGCCAGTGTTTGAAGTAAATACTACTCATAAgctttaaaatgaatgaactgaGTCTTTAGGAACCACTTACTAAATGTGTAATGCCCTGGCAGGGATTATAAAAGATAAAGACAAAGGTAGAGGTATCCATATAAATAGAAGTCAGGAAGTCAACATTTTACAATGAAattacacacacccacacaccagcCCAGAGGACAATTTCAGAACAAAAATAGTCCAAGTGTAAGACAGTACAAGCATGGGTCAATAACCCATATTGGATGCGGGCCACCAGCGTGCTTAACAATTATGAAAGGGTGCTGCGGGCAGCATATGGCACAGTTATCAAAGGCAAAGGAGGTGCAAGAAAACTACAGAAGTGCAGGGCCAAGGAGCATGAGGACGGAAAAGGAGAGGGGATGGAAACAGATGAGACACCCCTTGTAGGAAGATGGAGGGCCACCAAAATTGCCTCAAGGACTTTAGTGGCCTCAGGACTTGAGATCACTGATTTTTGTCATGGGTCAGTGCTGAAGGGTCAATGGAGAATAGAATTGGTCAGAGAATAGATTCTGAAGGGGAATTGTATGCAACAAGCCCACTGGAGATAGGCTTGGGGTCCCTGATCCACTCTTGAGGAGCAGTGTGGTACCATGGTGGTTTATGGAACAGGTTTTGATACCCACAAGagcatgggttcaaatcctggctctaccatttATTGCTGGTGTGACCATGGGCAgattacctaacctctctgtccCTTGGTTTCTCCACCTGCAAAATGGAGACAATCATATTTAACCTTTAAGTCTGATGAGGATTAAAGAAGTTAATGCCTGTAGCTTAGAAAGGTACATGGGAAAAAATAAGTACATATAAATGTTAGCTATGGTTCTTCTTTCTCCTGCTCATGTCTGGCTAACGTTCAATGAAACACAATCAAAGGTATTAATGGCTCTGCCCCGCGGCCCACTCACCTGAGAACGTTCCCTTGCTGAGACACTCTTTTATCCGATTGGCTTTCCTTACGTGAAAGGCTTTCGTAATCTCCTGGTTCATGAAGGCTTCCTTGTTCATGATGTTTTCCACCATCATCCTCAAATCGAACATCTCTAGGACCTCTGCGATCTGAGCCAGGCCCACCAAATCCTTTTCCTTTTCATCCAGTTGTCCCGTATAAAGAAACTGGAGCAGGGTCCGAAAAGGGCCTGGCTGGACTGAAGCGTCCATCCTGACCACAGTCATGGGCCCCACCCGCTTTGAAATGGggttgacttgcatttccctgtgCATGCCAATGAACCCCTTACTCCAGCCGGCCAAAGTCTGTGTCTCAGGAACTGCACCCTCGGCTTCCAGCCCCAGAGCCTCCACCAGGCTCTTGTTTGAAGACTTCCACTGGTCGGCCTGAGGTATCCTAGGCGGgccctcctccctttcttcctctgggTCGACACTCAATATCCGCCCCTGGAAATctctgctctgcttctctttctcaCAGGCTCCTTCACTCCAATTTGGGGATTCTTCACATTCCATTAAAAACAGATCATAAAATTTGGAAGAAGAGGTAGCGAGGTAAATTCGATGTGCAAAGATGTGTTCCTGGTCCTGAAGGATGAATAGAACATCAGCACATAGAGGATTGTCCAGTAAACAGGCAGCTTCATTTGTCCCCATGCAAGGACACTCTGGAATTTTGATGACCGGTGGAGGGGCTTTTGGAGGTAGGAAGGGTGCCTGAAGTAAAGGTTTCTGGACTTTCTTTAGGTGGGATTTCCAGAATTGCAGGTGCCTGCGGGAAATCAGCGCTGCTCGGATTGCATTGTCAAACACATCCTTGATACCAAACTGGTCAAACACGCTTGTTTCATAGTATGGTAAGCCAAGTTCCTTTGCTACCTCTCGGCCTTTTTCTGGGGGCAAAATATCCCCTCTCTTTATGGGCCtgaaatagaacattttaaaaattataatcagcCTTGTGAAAACAGTAACAAGGGCCTATCTAAGCACCTAATGGAACTATACACTGAAAACTCCAGTCAGGCTTTTAGTCTCTGGAAAAATCTGCCACCACCTCAAGTCTTTGGACTATAAAGGAGTTAtgattgaaggaaaaaataatgctTTCAAATATTTCAGAGTTTCAATGCACATAATTTGTGAAGCTTATCCAtaaatattccatgtttttatgttattataaatggcattgttttttaaattttattttccaattgttcatttcttagtttatataaataaaattgatttttgtgtattgaccTTTTATGCTATTATTTTGCTAAATTAATATGTTAATTCTGATagctttttttgtagattccttagaACTTTTCATTTACATGACCATGTGCCTAAATAGagagtgttttacttctttaaaaaaaaatgctgtcagCAGTAACCACAGTAACTGAAGGATCATCACTTTACTAGCTATTTaatcttgggtaagttacttaacctcattAAACAttagtttttccatctgtaagacaggaataataataacaatgagtAATTATACCTTGAAGGACTattgaaatgtttaaattattagCATGGCTATGCTAAGCATAGTATTTTGTCCACAGTAAGTGCctgataaatgttagctgttatcaTCATTATCACTACTCTCTTCATCACCTTCATCTTTATCAACAATATCTTATACTTGAATTTTACTTTATAACTTTAAAATCCATTCATATACATTTTTCATGTAAGCCTCACAATAGCCCTGTGAGGTATTATTTCTGTTCTACattctgaggaaactgaggcagaaaggtTAAAGGGCTTGTCTGAAGTCACATTTTCAGGCTGCTGAGAGACCTCTATTAAGCAATTAGAGTCAAGACTTTCCCACTCCTAGTTAAATGATCCACTTCCTACAGCTCTTCTCTGTCGGATTTGTGAATTCTCTTTCAAatctttgccttcttttttcctcCAATCCCTTCTTCAAGCCTTCTTTTGCTTGGACTGGTGCATTAGCCCCTTAACTAATCTTTCTTCGCACTCACTCCTCACATTTTAGTCCACAGTCTTCACTGCTGCAAGAAAAGTCTTTACATAACACAACTATGACCTGGCGGCAGTTCTGTTTTAACTTCCTCTGATTTCACAAAGCCCCTGGAATAAAGTCCATACCCTTTAGGCTGGCACACAAGGCCCATTTACAACCTAATCAAACCCTGGGAGGACAAATCTTTGGAAACAGTAGACGCAGTACAGTGCTGGGGTTATGGCATAACCATGGTAAAGGCATAGATGGGTTCCAGAACACAGGCAGGAAGTGCTTTATTGTGACACTCATCACAAAGTGTTGATTCTAACACACACCCTTAGGAACTTACCTTCTTATATAAATATTTGGCCTTTAACACCAAAGGTAATATATAGGACAGACACTGGTCTTAGGAGGAAAAAGATGATACTGGGTAGAATTTGGATTTGACGACTTAGATGAAAAGGAGGGAAAATTATAGGGTGTTGACAAAGGTGGAAGGGAAGTGCAGGGAAGAAGGTTTAACTCAAAAGTTCGCTCCTGAGAGCATTGTGTTCCTTGTTCTTAAGACTGACTTGAAATTTACCAACTGATGAAACTCTTCAAGGCTTA is from Pan paniscus chromosome 8, NHGRI_mPanPan1-v2.0_pri, whole genome shotgun sequence and encodes:
- the RHOBTB1 gene encoding rho-related BTB domain-containing protein 1 isoform X1, translating into MDADMDYERPNVETIKCVVVGDNAVGKTRLICARACNTTLTQYQLLATHVPTVWAIDQYRVCQEVLERSRDVVDEVSVSLRLWDTFGDHHKDRRFAYGRSDVVVLCFSIANPNSLNHVKSMWYPEIKHFCPRTPVILVGCQLDLRYADLEAVNRARRPLARPIKRGDILPPEKGREVAKELGLPYYETSVFDQFGIKDVFDNAIRAALISRRHLQFWKSHLKKVQKPLLQAPFLPPKAPPPVIKIPECPCMGTNEAACLLDNPLCADVLFILQDQEHIFAHRIYLATSSSKFYDLFLMECEESPNWSEGACEKEKQSRDFQGRILSVDPEEEREEGPPRIPQADQWKSSNKSLVEALGLEAEGAVPETQTLAGWSKGFIGMHREMQVNPISKRVGPMTVVRMDASVQPGPFRTLLQFLYTGQLDEKEKDLVGLAQIAEVLEMFDLRMMVENIMNKEAFMNQEITKAFHVRKANRIKECLSKGTFSDVTFKLDDGAISAHKPLLICSCEWMAAMFGGSFVESANSEVYLPNINKISMQAVLDYLYTKQLSPNLDLDPLELIALANRFCLPHLVALAEQHAVQELTKAAMSGVGIDGEVLSYLELAQFHNAHQLAAWCLHHICTNYNSVCSKFRKEIKSKSADNQEYFERHRWPPVWYLKEEDHYQRVKREREKEDIALNKHRSRRKWCFWNSSPAVA
- the RHOBTB1 gene encoding rho-related BTB domain-containing protein 1 isoform X2, giving the protein MDADMDYERPNVETIKCVVVGDNAVGKTRLICARACNTTLTQYQLLATHVPTVWAIDQYRVCQEVLERSRDVVDEVSVSLRLWDTFGDHHKDRRFAYGRSDVVVLCFSIANPNSLNHVKSMWYPEIKHFCPRTPVILVGCQLDLRYADLEAVNRARRPLARPIKRGDILPPEKGREVAKELGLPYYETSVFDQFGIKDVFDNAIRAALISRRHLQFWKSHLKKVQKPLLQAPFLPPKAPPPVIKIPECPCMGTNEAACLLDNPLCADVLFILQDQEHIFAHRIYLATSSSKFYDLFLMECEESPNWSEGACEKEKQSRDFQGRILSVDPEEEREEGPPRIPQADQWKSSNKSLVEALGLEAEGAVPETQTLAGWSKGFIGMHREMQVNPISKRVGPMTVVRMDASVQPGPFRTLLQFLYTGQLDEKEKDLVGLAQIAEVLEMFDLRMMVENIMNKEAFMNQEITKAFHVRKANRIKECLSKGTFSDVTFKLDDGAISAHKPLLICSCEWMAAMFGGSFVESANSEVYLPNINKISMQAVLDYLYTKQLSPNLDLDPLELIALANRFCLPHLVALADLFSWEAEAGLHRIYELKCLSLEFRSSASFTLHQRS
- the RHOBTB1 gene encoding rho-related BTB domain-containing protein 1 isoform X4, coding for MWYPEIKHFCPRTPVILVGCQLDLRYADLEAVNRARRPLARPIKRGDILPPEKGREVAKELGLPYYETSVFDQFGIKDVFDNAIRAALISRRHLQFWKSHLKKVQKPLLQAPFLPPKAPPPVIKIPECPCMGTNEAACLLDNPLCADVLFILQDQEHIFAHRIYLATSSSKFYDLFLMECEESPNWSEGACEKEKQSRDFQGRILSVDPEEEREEGPPRIPQADQWKSSNKSLVEALGLEAEGAVPETQTLAGWSKGFIGMHREMQVNPISKRVGPMTVVRMDASVQPGPFRTLLQFLYTGQLDEKEKDLVGLAQIAEVLEMFDLRMMVENIMNKEAFMNQEITKAFHVRKANRIKECLSKGTFSDVTFKLDDGAISAHKPLLICSCEWMAAMFGGSFVESANSEVYLPNINKISMQAVLDYLYTKQLSPNLDLDPLELIALANRFCLPHLVALAEQHAVQELTKAAMSGVGIDGEVLSYLELAQFHNAHQLAAWCLHHICTNYNSVCSKFRKEIKSKSADNQEYFERHRWPPVWYLKEEDHYQRVKREREKEDIALNKHRSRRKWCFWNSSPAVA
- the RHOBTB1 gene encoding rho-related BTB domain-containing protein 1 isoform X3, which produces MSDVVVLCFSIANPNSLNHVKSMWYPEIKHFCPRTPVILVGCQLDLRYADLEAVNRARRPLARPIKRGDILPPEKGREVAKELGLPYYETSVFDQFGIKDVFDNAIRAALISRRHLQFWKSHLKKVQKPLLQAPFLPPKAPPPVIKIPECPCMGTNEAACLLDNPLCADVLFILQDQEHIFAHRIYLATSSSKFYDLFLMECEESPNWSEGACEKEKQSRDFQGRILSVDPEEEREEGPPRIPQADQWKSSNKSLVEALGLEAEGAVPETQTLAGWSKGFIGMHREMQVNPISKRVGPMTVVRMDASVQPGPFRTLLQFLYTGQLDEKEKDLVGLAQIAEVLEMFDLRMMVENIMNKEAFMNQEITKAFHVRKANRIKECLSKGTFSDVTFKLDDGAISAHKPLLICSCEWMAAMFGGSFVESANSEVYLPNINKISMQAVLDYLYTKQLSPNLDLDPLELIALANRFCLPHLVALAEQHAVQELTKAAMSGVGIDGEVLSYLELAQFHNAHQLAAWCLHHICTNYNSVCSKFRKEIKSKSADNQEYFERHRWPPVWYLKEEDHYQRVKREREKEDIALNKHRSRRKWCFWNSSPAVA